One Lucilia cuprina isolate Lc7/37 chromosome 4, ASM2204524v1, whole genome shotgun sequence DNA segment encodes these proteins:
- the LOC111683785 gene encoding antigen 5 like allergen Cul n 1-like, whose protein sequence is MFLKTKLLLVVLLSLNEIIFGKKIDYCDQQMCPHQGVHVACNKTKSFSKDCEGELKVENMKPHINMILDEHNNYRNLVASGKVKCFYPAVRMPLLKWDSDLAETAEYNVRSCVFAHDQCRSTKKFPMAGQNIYMAKTSRINVTVEGFIKEAIFLWFEEQFDADNELLLSYHKTTPQTGHFTLLVNDRHNRVGCAFLNNLLKPDKRFVIFTCNYSSTNIRGMPSYKPGRAASKCKKRNAKYKSLCEDEIDPNDLTWYSD, encoded by the exons atgtttttaaaaactaaattattactAGTAGTTTTGCTAAGTTTAAACGaaataatttttggtaaaaaaatcgACTATTGCGACCAGCAGATGTGTCCACATCAAGGCGTTCATGTGGCCtgcaataaaacaaaa agTTTTAGTAAAGATTGCGAGGGCGAACTGAAAGTGGAAAATATGAAACCTCATATTAATATGATATTGGATGAACACAATAATTATAGAAATCTAGTGGCCTCGGGTAAGGTTAAATGTTTTTATCCAGCCGTAAGAATGCCATTATTg aaatggGACTCGGATTTGGCGGAAACTGCTGAGTACAATGTACGCTCTTGTGTATTTGCTCACGATCAGTGCCGCAGTACTAAAAAATTTCCCATGGCtggacaaaatatttatatggccAAAACTAGTCGTATCAATGTTACAGTCGAGGGTTTTATCAAAGAAGCCATATTTTTATGGTTTGAGGAACAATTTGATGCGGATAATGAACTGTTATTGTCCTATCATAAAACTAC ACCTCAAACGGGCCATTTTACACTGCTGGTAAATGATCGTCATAATCGGGTGGGTTGTGCTTTTCTAAATAATCTCTTGAAACCAGACAAACGCTTTGTCATCTTTACCTGCAATTACTCATCGACAAATATACGAGGGATGCCGAGTTATAAACCAGGGCGAGCGGCCTCTAAGTGTAAAAAACGCAATGCCAAATATAAATCGTTGTGTGAAGATGAAATAGATCCCAACGATTTAACTTGGTATAGTGATTAG